GAATCGGGGTCACATTACCACAATCATCTTTGATATCCCAGGATCTCGTAATGATTTTTGTACATGGATCTATGAGTTCGACCGTTTCTTTAAATGTAAAATCCGGATTGAGATCGCAATTGTCATTGACATTCAATACCGGAACTTTTGGGATATTTTTATCGCATTCGACCTCAAGATCTTCCGGCGGATTAAAAACTACCGGAGCTTCCTGATCGCCGGGACATTCAAAAATATGTATATCGTCAAGCAGGGTTCCACCCCACTCGCTTCCACCCACGCTGCTGAATTCCATTCTTGCGGTTGAAGCCATAGCCATAAATTCATGACTCACTTTAAACCAAAAGACACTACCATCAACAGACACCGTCCAGTTCACATTGAGCCAGGCCCCACCGGCAATTTTCAAAGTACCGGTAGATGTATAGCCGCTACCGTTTTGAGCTGTCCAGAATTCGATGCGATATAAATTTCCCGGTGTCAATCCGGTCAGATTGTATTCGATCGCACCAAAACCAGGAGAGCCATGAAGATCAATAAAATTGGAACGACCATTGGGATTACCAAGATTTAGATTTCCAAAAAAAGCATCTTTGTGATCGATGGTTGCGCGGGTACAGGTCCAGCCTCCAAAAAACTCGCCCGCTGAATAGAGGATCAAATTGCCGGGTGCCGGAGCCGGAGGTTCTTCAAAATCGAGATTGGGATTGAACAATTCAGTGAACTGGCCACAACAGCAGTTTCCGCCTGCAGGAACGTTAATCAAATGCATTTGTTGGGCTAAGCAATCATTACCTAGAAGAAGACTTATTAGCCATGCGGTTCGTTTCACAGTTTGATAGTTCTATTTCTATGCGAAGGTAAAGAGAGTTTTTGTACCATTTTATCCTAATCAAAGTCATTGAGAATAAACCCGACCATATACCTTGCGAAATGGCTTCAGATTTTTGGAGATAAAGCCAATAACATCATTTATCAAATAAAATTATATATATTCGACATCATTCAATCAAAATAAACTAAATGGCTATTAGAAATTGGGAAGTAGCTGGAGCAAGGATTTGTAATAGCAAATGCTGAAATCAGAATTTGGATTTCAGGCCCTATAACTTCTCATTAATCTCACAACCCACACTCATTTGAAATACAGCTGAGAACAAAATATTTTACCTGATCTCTCCATCATTAAAAGCTGATGATCGCAGAAATCGTGGAACATGCTTTTACTGAATTCACATATTTTGATAAACTCAGCATTTCAAGCTTAGACCGCAACAGAAATATTTCCACAGCTATTATTGCTGAAATGCTCTTTCATAACGCTAAGCTATTCACACAATACAATTTAAATCCACTGAAAATTGAAGAACTCCGAAAATAGATAAAGCAAATAATTGGAGGGATGAATTGATACTCTTAAAATGTATCTTTAATTGTTTATCATGTTGGTATTGACAAAATCGCTTATCGGTAATTTCAATATCGATCATTCTGAGACATTCACATCATTATGTGGCCCACAATTTCTAGAATTGACGATTTTGGTTATAATTTTGCCATTGCTCTTAAAGTATAAGAGTTCATATTTTAATCATTAAGAATTCACCAGGTGATAAAAGTTGCTATCTACGAAGACAATGTAGGATTGAGAGAAGTTTTGGTTTCTGCCATTAAAAGCACATCCGACTTTGAAATGGCCGGGGAATTTGGCAATTGCCTGGACGTCGTCGAAAACACAATGGCATTTAAACCAGATGTCATACTTATGGATATTGATATGCCTGGAAAATCCGGCATAGAAGGGACCAAAGAAGTCAAAAAGGTATTTCCGAATGTGGAAATTATCATGAATACTGTATTTGATGATGATAACCGCATATTTGAGGCTCTAAAAGCCGGTGCCACCGGATATATTCTTAAAAAATATTCATTGACACATTTGATTACTTCTATTCAGGAAGTAATGGAAGGTGGAGCACCGATGAGCCCCTCCATTGCAAGAAAAGTTTTAGAAATGTCATTCATCCAAAAACCAAATTCAATAGAAAGTTTTAAACTCTCTGATCGTGAACTTGAAGTCTTGAATCTACTTTCCAAAGGATTGAGCTATAAAATGGTGGCTGAAGAAATAAACCTGAGTATTGACACTGTAAGGAGCTATGTAAAAAGAATATACGAGAAATTACATGTACATTCTATTACCGAGGCGATACACAAAGTTTTCATTGAAAAAAAATAAATAATTGTTTACTTTTAGGAAATTTATTTGGTCACACTCCTAGTTACTCAATATCATTCCATAAATAATAAAATACTTAATAAATTCTCATATTTTAGTTTCTAAGATTGTAATATTACATTCAAACATTCTTAAAAAGCTGCAAGCAACAACTACATACACCGTACTATTTTGGATAAGTGTTTTTCTCCATTTTCATCCTATATACGCACAGGACCATCAGAATATATTATTTGATCACTTTGGGCCTAAAGATGGTTTGTACAGTTCACAGGTATTAGGCATCACCCAAACATCTGATAAATATATGTGGTTGGGCACAGAATCCGGATTGGTCAGATTTGACGGACATACTTTCAAGACATTTAAACACGACCCATTAGACAGTACAAGTATACCTGGCAATTACATTTCTCAAATCCTATCGGACAAATATAACAGAATCTGGATGGATGTGAATAATCAGTTGAGTATTTACATCCCTACAGAAAATAGATTTTATAAACCTGTTTTCCCAGATCATCAAAACCAACGGCATTACCATAGATTCAAATATTTTCCAGATAAAGACATCGTTTGGATAATAACTAGTAAAGGACTCTATTTCTGCAAAGGAAATTCTTTTCAACTGGAGTATTTTCCCTTAAAAATCCCACATCTTGATTTAATGTCATTGGAAATCAGCGGTGATCAAATCATGTGGTTGGTAAGTACTTATGGAGTGTACGAATATTTTCCTAACTCTCATAAATATATATTGCACAACAGGGTGGGAAACAAGCCGGATATTAATAATGATGATGGATTCTTTTGTTCATTTCTTGAAGATAGTATTCTTTGGATGGGCGGATGGACACATGGTATGACGGGATTTAATATAAGGACGGGATCACAGCAAAATTTTTCATGGTCTGACCATCAAAAATTTCAAAATGGAGTGCTCAAAATTAGCGCTTCGCCTTTTCAGGATGAAAAGCATTTGTTGTGGCTGGCAACTACATCTGGCATTTATACATTTAATAAAACCACTCAGGAGTTCCATTCACATTATAGTGAAACCATTGATGACATCTTCAAAATACCAGGTGCCGGATTTAGTTTTTTCGCCGTTCCTGATCAAATGTTATGGATAGGAACATATAAAGGACTTCATAAGTATGATGTCAAAAAACAACTCATCAAAACGATACCTTTAAATCTTGCAACCGATTACAATAAATACAGTATCCGAAACTTTTGTTTTCAAAAAGGACAAATCAAAGACAGTATTCTTTTCATCCTGTATGATTACGCAGATATCGTCAAGTATGACCTTGTCAATAACAAACGACTCCCTTTACCTTCAGATTTAACAAAGTATATGGAGTTTGGATCAGATCCAATAGCCATATTCATCGACCATCTCAATAGATTATGGATTAGTTCCGGGAAGTATGGTGTAATTTTTTATAATTTATTAAACGGTCAATTGAACAAGCCCAATTATTTTAATGAAGAGACTAAGCGTACACTCTTTTTAAGTGTAACAGCACAGAAAGCCAATCAAATTTGGTTAACATCAACAAAAGGATTGTTTTATTACGATGAAAAAAATAATAGTATTAATCCAGCCGCTGAGTTCAATGCAAGTTTAATTCATCATAAACTTTCAACATATATTTCGACGCCTTCATTCACAGATCATAATGAGATCATCACAATTTCCAACAAAGGAGGGTCTGAAGCAGATGCCATAGTAAGATATAATTTGAATAATCACAATTTAGAAATCTATGATGCTGACAATTACACAGCAATTTCACAGATGAAACAGATCGAAGCAATCGAATTGTTAAAACAAAATAGGATATTCATCAGTTCAATATATGGATTTGCGATTGCTGAACTTAAAAGTCATTGCATTGATATAAATAATTTGACTGAGTGCAACGGAAGAGCGGTATTAGGATTCAAAAATATTGCCATAGAAAGTGATTCAGCAGTATGGTTAAGTCATGATTTTGGAGTTTCAAGATTTGATTTAGTTCATAAAGTTATGACACCGTTTTCTTATTACAATTCAAAAATCGGTAAAGAACCAAGTGCTGTGATTGTAAAATCCCCAAATGAAAATCTGCTCTACGTTGGTCAAAACAAGGCATTAAACACAATTAATTTTGAGAATATAAATAATAAATATGAATATGAAATAATCATTTCTGATATTAAAATTAAAGATAGAGTTCTTTCAAAAATGCCAAAGCATAATGATAAGCTCCTTCTTAAGCACTATCAGAATATGATTGAAATTGATTTTACTATTTTAAACTTTACGAATTCAAATGACATTCTTTATCAGTATAAATTTGTGCCATCATTTGAAACGGAAAATCAACAGAACTGGCTATCCATGTCTGAAAATAAATTGATATTTCAAAGTATCGGACCCGGAACTAGTCATTTATTGGTGCGTGCATTTGATAGTTTTGGTAAACCCAGTTCAAATATTTATAAACTGTATTTCATAATTAAACCTCCATTTTGGAAATCCGGTTGGTTTACCATTCTGATTATGAGTTTAATTTCTGTTTTGATTTATTCATTATTCAAATACCGTGAAAACCAGAGGCTAAAATTGGAACAACTTCGATATAACATTGCCAGAGATCTTCATGATGACATGGGAAGTAATTTATCTCAAATAAAAATCTTGAGTGAATTGGAGGCCCTGAAATCCGGAAACCAAACGCATGCTTCCATTTCCAGAAAACTTGGGGATATCATGCAAAATATGTCGGAAATTGTTTGGAGCATTAACCCGAGATACGATCATTTCAATGATGTAATAATAAAAATTCAGGAATTTGCGATCCAAACGCTTGAGTCAAAAGAAATTTCACTCAAATTTGAAGTTGATGAGATTCCAAAAAATATCAAACTCAATCCTGAACAGAAAAGGCATTTTTACCTTATTTTTAAAGAAGCTATTAATAACATCGCGAAATATTCGAATGCAAAAAATGTTAAATTTCGCATTAGTTTTAAAGATCAAACCATTCATGCACAGATTGTCGATGATGGAATTGGTTTTGATCCGGAAATCATTAAGCATGGCAATGGTTTGAGAAATATGAAAACCCGCGCAGAAGCTCTAAATGCAAGACTCAACATTACTACAGGTGATCATGGAACATCAATTAGTCTAAATTTATAGAACTATCCATCTATAATACTTAGAGTTAATATTTTATTTACAAAATTGCCTTTATGTGCGAACTGATCAGCCGTAATGAGCAATTCAAAAGCAAATCACATTATCATGTTACATTTTTTCGCATATTCATGTGGCGGGCCATATTAATAAACATAGGCTCTTGATGCAGATCTTTGTTGCAATAAGAACTTCATTATGTCTTCGTACAAAGAAATATTTGCAACAAAATTCATTTGCTTATTTGTTTTGATTTTGAATACCCATTCGGCAATAGCTCAATGCCATCAAATTCAACTCAAGGTAACTGATTATTTTATTGGTCAGTGCGGTAATTATCATTTCCAAAGTTCATTAGGCACCATCAGCAGTGTATATGGAAATTGCAACAAGCTCAGATTTGATTCACCATTGAATTCTGGAAACCAGATTACAAAAGTCCAATCCGAATTAAACCAAACTTTAGTCGAAATATTTCCTAACCCCACTTACGATAAAGTTTATTTTAAAAGAAACATACCCGGTACTTTTAAAGTACAATTGATTACTGTCCTTGGCAAACAAATTTACACCATTGAAAATCCCACTGAATTAGATCTCGCTTTATTAGATTCTGGCTGTTACATCATTCAGGTACTAAATGAAAAGAACAAACATCTATTCACGAATAAAATAATTAAAATATAAATTATGAAAAATATGATTACTGCATTTGCACTATTCATTTATATCGTTAGTGGATTTGCTCAAGGGTTTAATTACCAAACTATAGTTAGGGATGCAACTGGAAATGTGCAAGCCAATACTACTGTATATCTAAAATTTATCATCACAAACAATAGTCCGACGGGTAGCCAACTTTACATTGAAACGCAGCAGCCTGTTACGGATGCATATGGATTTCTTTCTGTCCAGGTCGGAACAGGAATCGTTGAGTTTGGAGACATCAACACCATTAATTGGAATGATGGCCCAAAATATCTAACTGTACAATGTGGAGAAACTGCAAATGGGCCTTATAATGAAATTGGGGTTGGCCAAATTAATAACAGTGCATTTGCAGGTCCGATTGGACCAACCGGACCACAAGGAATCCAAGGTTTGCAAGGTGAAAAAGGCGACAAAGGTGAAACTGGAATGAAAGGTGAAAAAGGCGATATGGGCGATAAAGGTGATACCGGAATGAAAGGTGAAAAAGGCGATATGGGCGAAAAAGGTGAAACCGGAATGAAAGGTGAAAAAGGCGATATGGGAGAAAAGGGCGAACCGGGAAGCTATGCATCAGGGCCCGGCATTTCTATTACTTCAGGTATTATTTCAAATACGGGTGATGTAAATTCCTCAGACGATATCATCAACACAAGTATTGCTGGTGGAGATGTTACAGGAACCTACTCAAATCTTCAACTGGTTCCAGAATCAGTTGGGACCTCTGAAATTCAGCAGCATTCAATATTAGGAGATCATATAAATGCGATGTCTGCAACAAATAGTCAGGTATTAACCTACGATGGAAGTAAGTGGTTGCCAAAAGATGCTCAAGTATTTATGCTTCCTTACTTCTCTCTTTACAGCGGATTAAATACGGCTTTTCAAATAAATGTCCAAAACGATCAAAAAGCCATTGAAGTAAATAATATTTCACCGACAGGTGGCGAAAAACCAGTCGTAAAGATTTCAAGTAATAGCAAACAATCTCTTGAAGTCATAGGCAATCATACCCATGCATCCAACATGACCGCATATATACATAATGATCAAACCAGCAATGAAGGTATCGTGTTAAGCATTGGTGCGCAAGGAAACAAAAGCCTGGGACTTTCCGTCACAAGCGCACATAAGTCGGCAGTATTTTCAGGTGCCACAAATAAAGATACAGCAGTAATGGAAATATTTAGTCTAGGTACAGGTGAAGCATTGTATATTAATCAAGTAAACAATAATTCAACCGATCAAACCTTACATGTCAGATCTTACTCAAAGGGATCTGCTGCACTTATGGAAGTGGTGGCTCCTGGTCAGGATCCGCCAGGTAATGCCCTTGAATTGAAGAATGGATATCTAAAAGTTGATCAGACAATGCCCACAAAAACTGCGTTTAGGCATACCACAAATCCAAATAATATTAACGGCAACGCAACTACATTGAGTTATCCCAATTATAAGTCGACTGATATGTTATTTATCAATAAGGGATTACCCTATTTAGGAAAAACAATCTCCTTTTACACCTGGTATGATGGAGTTACACAAACCTGGAAGATTTCAACCGAAGATAATTCTCCGATGCCCATAGGAGTTCAGTTTAATATCTTGGTTATTAAAACAGAATAATGCATCTTGTTATAATTGAATATAAACCACTGCAAGAAAATAGTCAGTTTTAAAATAAATAGCACCGTTCAAATTTAAAATAACCACAGGAATACTTAACAGGGAAAATGTTTTATTCTTTCTAAATAAAATAAAATAATATCAATAAATGAAATGGATTATTAAATTCCTTATCATTCTCTGTTCATTGTCTGGTGTCAGATCTCAATATAGTCTGACTGTAATGAGACCACAGGAGATGGCACTTAAGTCACTTCACTTATGGAATTGCATCATTCAAAATAACACTAATCTAGGCAATAAGGTCTATCTCATCGGAATGATATCCGAATTAAAGGCTGGCCGATTAGGAGAAGTGAGATCCGCAGATTTTATTCTACAAGTTGGAATGACCCAATTTAACACCCATAATTATTCGCCTTTACAACCGGAGCATGAAATTTACAAAAATAAAAAATTTGAAGACCATATCATTAGAACTAACCAATTGCCAAATGGTCAGTATACAATTTGTATTAGTATGTATGAAACTCAATCAAACAAATTACTAGCAACTAATTGTACACAAGTTACTGTGAATCTTGTTACACCTCCTATTCTCTTAAGTCCTGCAGATAAAAATGAATTATGTGACCCAAATCCCATTTTTACCTGGATCCCATACAGAGGATACGTTGATCCATCTCAGTTAAGCTATAAAATAAGTATTGTTGAAATTTTAAATCAACAAAAAGCATTAACTGCCATTAAAACCAATCCATGCTTTTATTGTGAATCATTTATCAAAGAACCCATTCATCAATTATCAATTGCATTCCAAGGATTTAAAGATGGCGCAAGATATGCCTGGTATGTTAGTGTTCTTGAGGGAAAGAAGGAAATATCCAGGACTGAAGTATGGGAATTTACATGGAAGCCTTGCCATGAAGATGATCCACCAGTTCATTCAGATGAGAAAGAAGAAGAAACAACAGCCATAAATAATCCTAGATTAAAAGGTCTAAAATATTTCTTTTTATATAGTAATGCAGCATTTCTAGAAACCGTTGAATCTGAAAATAAAAATGTAAATTTTTATATCAATAATCAACAATTATCAAAGTCAATGCGTGTGACTATTTTGAATGCACGTCGAGAAATAGTAGATCAATCTGTAAAACCTTTAGCTCCAGGATTTAATTTCTTCGATTTAAAACTTGCAAACAAAATTGCTTCGATAGAGAATCCTTATGAATTGCAATTGCTCTTTGATTCCGGATTAATTCAAAGTATTAAATACAAACTAAATCCATGAACATGTTTCAAATGAATATGATCAGAACTCAGAAAAAAGTAATTTCCATTTTTCTTATATTTCTTTTAATATCTAACCTTGGGCTGCAGGCATCAGCAATTTGGCAGCAGATCAAAGTTAAACCTGTGAATAATTATAAACCTAACTTAGTCTATGCAGAAAATACCAGAGATATCGAATCTAAAGTAATGACTGCGGAGCCTTTTAAAAATCGATCAACCGGAATTGTAAATAAATTACATAAAAAGAATGAATCGGCTCATCAAAAATCTGACGCGGGTGGGCCTACCACACCTGAAGTGCAGGGATTTACACAAACATCAGGTGAAAATTTAGTCAATCTAAGTACCGGTGATTTTAATTACTCTATTCCACTTTTAGATGTAGGAGGATATCCCATAGCCATAAACTATAATAGCCAAGTGCAGATGAATGATGAATCATCATGGGTTGGATTGGGATGGTCACTTAATGCAGGTTCCGTAAATCGCAACGTAAGAGGATTACCGGACGATTTTCGTGATGTTAGCCTTAGAAAAGAAGTAAATATAAAAGAAAAAGAGACTAAGGGAATTGGAATTGGTTTAGATATTGAATATGCAGGAATTGAAGCCGGTGGAGCACTGGATGTTGGAGGATCATTGTCGATGGAGATAGAACACGATAATTATGAAGGATATGCTGTTAATTTAGGAATCGGTGCTAATGCAAGATGTGGCAATAAAAGTTTTGGCGGATCTATTGGAATGGATATTGGCATCAGTTCAAATAAAGGAGCGAAGATGAGTCCCAGTTTAAGTATGAGTGGAAATTTTCAACAAGGTCATGCGAAAACCACCTTGGGCGGACATATAGGTATGGATTTTGAAAGTAGAGAAGGTTTAAAATCCATAAGTTATGGCATTTCAGCTAGAACTGAATTATTGAAAAAGAAAAATAGTGAAGAATATCATGAAAACGGAAATAAACTTCCCGGTTTTAGAACATCTTATTCACACAGCTTTGCAAGCCCAAGTTATAATCCGTCTTTTGAAATTCCTTATTCTAATTATTCTTCTCGTTATAAAGTTACATTGGGCGGCGAAGTTCAATACGTACACATTAGTGGCGAAGTAGAAATTAATGAACATAAACAAAATGTTTATAATTATATTAGTAAAAAAGCATTTGGTTATTTGTATTCTCAATATGCAACAGATGAAGACCTGTTGGATTATAATAGAGCTAATGAAGGTGTCTATTATAGAGAATTGCCAGCATTACCCATAACTTCATTCACTCATGATATTTATTCAGTTAGTGCTTACGGCCTCTCTGGATCTTTCAGGCCCATGAGAAATGATATTGGTACCATACATAGTGCAAAACACAAAAACACAAGCTTTACTTCAGAGTTTGGAGCAGAAGTTGGCATAGGCGCTTATTTCCATGGGGGCGGAAATATTATATTTGAAAATGGTGGCGATGTCACTCAAAAATGGTCACATGGAAACGAACTTGTAAATGCCTTTCAATTTGTAGATACAATTGTTGATCATCCACAGTATGAACCAGTATATTTCAAGAGCACCGGCGAATTAACTGCCATGCAAGATCTTGATATTTTTAATACAATGGGCGGATTCGAACCCGTTAGAGCTACTCTCCATAGAGGAGATGATTTGTCAACCGCTGATGCTACAAATTTATTAAGCAACGGTGTAAGCCTAGAAAATACGGATCAAACAGTATTTAAAGGTAGAAAAAACAGAAATAAACTAATGACTTACCGCACTCGATCTGAAATCAGACAAAGCGGTGAAGTGATATTAGCAGATCAATATGCGCATCCGGATTATAATTCTGGTTATTCACTTGATTCACCAATCTCTCCTTCTATCGAACAATCAGATGATCTCATTGAAGAAATCAATGTGATCAACGAAGAAGGCTTGCGTTATCAATTTGGACTTCCCGCGTATAATAATTTCATCGAAGAAATTAGTTTTAACATTAGTGCAGAATCAAGCGAAGATGAAAATGGGAATGTAATTATCTCAGATAACGAAATGTCAATCAATAATAGCAGTGGAGAAAAACATTTTTATAGTAAAACGACAACTCCCTCTCACGCCTATGCATGGCTTATTACAGGAATTTTTTCTCCGGATTATTCCGACATCACCAGAAACGGACCTAGCCCCGATGATTTAGGAACTTATACAGAGTTTAATTATATTAAAACGCATAACAATTATTTATGGAAAAATCCACATCAAAAAGATAGCGCACAGTTTCAAGAAGGTAACTTATATACAGAAGAAGATAATAGCGCTTCGGTTTTATTTGGAGGAAAAGAAATATATTATTTGCATCAAATTAAAACCAGGAATTATACTGCTCAATTTTATAGTAGTCCCAGGAGAGATGCTGTTGGAGTTGAAAATATTTATGGCGGCAACAAGCCTGGTTCACAACTGAATAAATTAGACAGTATAAGATTGTTTGCAAGTTATGCTAATACAGAATTAGTCAATCCAATTAAAACAGTTTATTTCGAATATGATTACTCATTATGCAATGGAAACCCAAGTACCGAAAAACAGGAATTGGATGTTACTCAAAATGGCAAACTATGCC
The genomic region above belongs to Saprospiraceae bacterium and contains:
- a CDS encoding response regulator transcription factor, yielding MIKVAIYEDNVGLREVLVSAIKSTSDFEMAGEFGNCLDVVENTMAFKPDVILMDIDMPGKSGIEGTKEVKKVFPNVEIIMNTVFDDDNRIFEALKAGATGYILKKYSLTHLITSIQEVMEGGAPMSPSIARKVLEMSFIQKPNSIESFKLSDRELEVLNLLSKGLSYKMVAEEINLSIDTVRSYVKRIYEKLHVHSITEAIHKVFIEKK
- a CDS encoding collagen-like protein, yielding MKNMITAFALFIYIVSGFAQGFNYQTIVRDATGNVQANTTVYLKFIITNNSPTGSQLYIETQQPVTDAYGFLSVQVGTGIVEFGDINTINWNDGPKYLTVQCGETANGPYNEIGVGQINNSAFAGPIGPTGPQGIQGLQGEKGDKGETGMKGEKGDMGDKGDTGMKGEKGDMGEKGETGMKGEKGDMGEKGEPGSYASGPGISITSGIISNTGDVNSSDDIINTSIAGGDVTGTYSNLQLVPESVGTSEIQQHSILGDHINAMSATNSQVLTYDGSKWLPKDAQVFMLPYFSLYSGLNTAFQINVQNDQKAIEVNNISPTGGEKPVVKISSNSKQSLEVIGNHTHASNMTAYIHNDQTSNEGIVLSIGAQGNKSLGLSVTSAHKSAVFSGATNKDTAVMEIFSLGTGEALYINQVNNNSTDQTLHVRSYSKGSAALMEVVAPGQDPPGNALELKNGYLKVDQTMPTKTAFRHTTNPNNINGNATTLSYPNYKSTDMLFINKGLPYLGKTISFYTWYDGVTQTWKISTEDNSPMPIGVQFNILVIKTE
- a CDS encoding T9SS type A sorting domain-containing protein; protein product: MSSYKEIFATKFICLFVLILNTHSAIAQCHQIQLKVTDYFIGQCGNYHFQSSLGTISSVYGNCNKLRFDSPLNSGNQITKVQSELNQTLVEIFPNPTYDKVYFKRNIPGTFKVQLITVLGKQIYTIENPTELDLALLDSGCYIIQVLNEKNKHLFTNKIIKI